A genomic region of Mesobacillus jeotgali contains the following coding sequences:
- a CDS encoding 3-hydroxybutyryl-CoA dehydrogenase: protein MSVKKIMVIGAGQMGSGIAQVCAQAGYDVFLNDLKPEFVERGLAGIKKNLNRQVDKGRMSAEQLDEIVGRITASNDLQDAGKTDLVIEAAVENMDIKAKIFAQLDKIAPEHAILASNTSSLPITEIAAATKRPERVIGMHFMNPVPVMKLVEIIRGLATADEVYQTIEDITKTLEKVPVEVNDFPGFVSNRILMPMINEAIYTLYEGVATKEAIDEVMKLGMNHPMGPLTLADFIGLDTCLYIMETLHEGFGDDKYRPCPLLRKYVKAGWLGKKSGRGFYTYE, encoded by the coding sequence ATGAGTGTGAAAAAAATCATGGTAATTGGCGCAGGACAAATGGGTTCCGGTATTGCCCAGGTGTGTGCGCAGGCTGGATACGACGTATTTTTAAATGATTTGAAACCAGAATTTGTGGAACGCGGTCTTGCTGGAATCAAGAAAAATCTTAACCGTCAAGTGGACAAAGGCCGGATGTCAGCTGAGCAGCTGGACGAAATTGTTGGCAGGATCACGGCTTCAAATGACCTTCAGGATGCGGGAAAGACTGATCTTGTTATCGAAGCGGCAGTCGAGAATATGGATATCAAGGCTAAAATATTTGCTCAGCTTGATAAAATTGCGCCTGAACACGCAATCCTTGCTTCCAATACATCATCATTGCCAATCACCGAAATCGCTGCAGCAACAAAGCGTCCGGAAAGAGTCATCGGCATGCACTTCATGAATCCGGTACCTGTAATGAAGCTAGTTGAAATCATCCGTGGTCTGGCGACTGCAGATGAAGTCTATCAAACAATCGAAGACATCACCAAAACATTGGAAAAAGTTCCTGTTGAAGTGAATGACTTCCCAGGCTTCGTTTCAAACCGCATTTTGATGCCGATGATCAATGAAGCAATTTACACATTGTACGAGGGAGTAGCGACGAAGGAAGCGATCGACGAAGTCATGAAGCTCGGTATGAATCATCCAATGGGACCGCTGACACTTGCTGACTTTATCGGCCTGGATACTTGCCTCTATATCATGGAAACACTCCACGAAGGCTTTGGCGATGACAAGTACCGCCCTTGCCCGTTGTTAAGAAAATATGTAAAAGCAGGCTGGTTAGGCAAAAAATCAGGCCGTGGTTTCTATACTTACGAGTAA
- a CDS encoding acetyl-CoA C-acetyltransferase codes for MGKTVILAGARTPFGKLGGALSGFTASQLGGIAVKEAMARAEVKPEEIGEVILGTVLQGGQGQLPSRQAAREAGIPWEVKTETINKVCASGMRSLTLGDQIIRAGDEEVIVAGGMESMSNAPYILPKARWGFRMGDGQVKDLMIHDGLTCSFKGVHMGTYGNDVAKEYEISRQEQDEWSYRSHQKAIEAIESGKLAEEIVPVEVPQRKGDPILVQHDEAPRKDTSVEKLAKLGPVFNSDGTITAGNAPGINDGAAALVLMSEERAQREGRTPQAVILGHAAIATEAKDFPKTPGIVINELLKKTGKSLDEIDLFEINEAFAAVALTSGRIANLDPEKVNVNGGAVALGHPIGASGARIILTLMHELKRRGGGVGIAAICSGGGQGDAVMIEVPKQ; via the coding sequence ATGGGAAAGACAGTCATTTTAGCAGGAGCTAGAACACCATTTGGCAAGCTTGGCGGAGCTTTGAGCGGATTCACGGCGAGCCAGCTTGGCGGAATCGCGGTAAAGGAAGCGATGGCACGTGCGGAAGTAAAGCCGGAAGAAATCGGCGAGGTCATTCTTGGCACAGTATTGCAGGGAGGCCAGGGACAGCTCCCTTCACGCCAGGCTGCAAGAGAAGCTGGAATCCCGTGGGAAGTAAAAACGGAAACAATCAATAAGGTTTGTGCTTCAGGTATGCGCAGCTTGACGTTAGGAGACCAGATCATCCGCGCGGGAGATGAGGAAGTCATTGTTGCCGGCGGAATGGAGTCAATGAGCAACGCACCATATATTCTTCCGAAAGCACGCTGGGGGTTCAGAATGGGCGACGGCCAGGTAAAGGACTTGATGATTCACGATGGATTAACTTGCAGCTTCAAGGGAGTCCATATGGGCACTTACGGAAATGACGTAGCGAAGGAATATGAAATCAGCCGCCAGGAACAGGACGAATGGTCATATCGCAGCCACCAGAAGGCGATTGAAGCGATTGAATCAGGAAAGCTTGCTGAGGAAATCGTTCCGGTTGAAGTGCCGCAGCGGAAGGGCGACCCAATTTTGGTCCAGCATGATGAAGCACCAAGGAAGGATACATCAGTTGAAAAGCTAGCGAAGTTAGGCCCAGTTTTCAACTCGGATGGCACCATTACTGCCGGTAACGCACCGGGAATCAATGACGGCGCGGCAGCCCTCGTGCTGATGAGCGAAGAGCGCGCACAGCGTGAAGGCAGGACACCGCAGGCAGTCATCCTTGGGCATGCAGCGATCGCAACAGAAGCAAAGGACTTTCCGAAGACACCTGGAATCGTCATCAATGAGTTATTGAAAAAGACCGGCAAGTCGCTGGATGAAATTGATCTATTTGAAATCAACGAAGCTTTTGCTGCAGTCGCATTGACGAGTGGACGCATTGCGAACCTTGATCCGGAAAAGGTCAATGTGAACGGCGGTGCGGTTGCCCTTGGCCACCCTATCGGAGCAAGCGGGGCACGCATCATCCTCACTTTGATGCATGAACTGAAGCGCCGCGGCGGCGGGGTCGGCATTGCGGCCATCTGCTCGGGCGGAGGACAGGGAGACGCAGTGATGATTGAGGTTCCGAAGCAATAA